CTTGGAGTCAATCAGTAAAAGTATTGAGTAACTacattatgaaatgacattGTGGCAGTGTGAATTAGATTGGAGGtgaacatgtttttgtctgtctatGCTAAAACTAAgcttcctttatttctttctataTAGATGTACAACCATTTTGTCAGCAGCATGGAAATGTCTGTCCATGTATATCACAACATAGTACTGATAACATGGTGTAAATACAAAGGTACTGCCATTATTACACCTGCCACAcgtcaagtcaattttatctGCAAAGCCCACTATTACACATCACAACTTTGCcatctgtacaacatacaacacacgCTGTCCTCAGACCCTCGGCTTTATTGCAGTGCTGTTGTACAGACTCCATTAGTTTTAGCTACCTCATAAGCTGGAAACTGAGTGTATATATAACCTGAAAACATATGTACATactcacacattttattttccagccACATGTAGCCTGgattgttttgatgttttctgttgagCATTTGTCCGGTCTAAACAAGATTTCCTTCCACCTTTCAGACAGTCAAGATGGCAGGCCGTCGTGCAGCCCTGAAGGCCATTGACTGGGTGGCCTTTGCTGAGCGGGTTCCACCCAACCAGAGGGGCATGTTCAACACACTGAAGACTCGCAGTGATGCCATCACTGCCAAGTTAGTTttacaccaacaacaacaggctgTAGAGAGTCAACAAAAGTCAACTTCAGTCTTGTAGTGCAGAGCTTCATTCTCGGCTAATATGCGGTGTGGAACACAACAAACATTGCGATTGAATATTAATTGAAATAGGTGCTACTAAGTGGAGgttgtgttttcttgctgatGAGCAAAACAGCATCAATCTGCGGGAAGTTTCAAAGGAGTCTGCTGTGAAGTTATCTTCCATGCAATGATATGTGGCACATGTCAGGGCTACAGAGCTTAAGTATCCACTGCTCACCTGACTGAGAAGCTTTGCAAGGTGCTGGAAGGACAGTCGCATATGAATGCATAAAAGACCATCTGCACACTGGatttatacatttacagtgtgcagctgcttgtgtgtggATGTTCTTTTGTATTTACACATTTAGGCTGAAGTCAATATTTAATTCTCGGCAGTTTGCTTGAAATTTTTAGAGAACAGTTTGGTTAAATTGATCAAGCCCTCAACCTACAGAAGTGTCTATACCCATTATGGCATGTTAGAGGAATAACTGGTTAATAGGTGCACCTGTCATTTTATTCTTGTTTCTTTCATGCATCCTATCAGGTCCTCTTTATCAGTGAACTGCATTGGACTATTAATTGGTCTCCTGGAAGAACTATAATCTttctacagtatttgttttgcaCACACTATCTGGCTGTTAAGTTGCTCCCCTTAGTCtgtcttttaacattttttatcaaCTCATGAACACATTTGCTCACTCTTGTTATCTTTTGGTACTGATTTGGTTCTTTGATGTCCTATTAGTTTGCTCACTGTGCCTTCAATGTCATATGTTAAACTCCATCTTCTTTCTTTATACCAGACTAACCTCCCTGCCAGAGACTCCTGCAGCCATTGACTGGAGTTACTACAGGAGCGCAGTGGCCAAAGCCGGGATGGTCGATGAGTTTGAGAAGAAGGTGAGCTTTACTCGACTGGCGTATTTAACGGGTCATGAGCATTATGCAGTCTATTCTGACACTACATAGCAACTTTCCAAATGAATGGTGAATTCAGTGGAGCATAAATGCATTGGAGAGGCCATAGAATCTAGCTAACAAATCTTAGCTCACTTGTAGGATCTCTTGAAATTACTTTTTGTCTGAACAGCTATGAGGGTGACAGTGCTAGTGAATAACTGTGGCAggaaaactacaacaacaagaATCAATTTAGTTGGTTGTGCTGCTATGTCataattgaatttgtttgtttagagTTGGTTTAGGTTACAGTGGTAAATCATAAATCTTCCTCCTACACGCAGTTCAAAGCCCTGCAGATCCCTGAGCCTGTTGACACACAGACGAGCGCCATCAATTCACAGGAGGCTGAATCTGTAAGTGATCAAATAAATCCATGTGTTGCCTGAATTCAGCTTTATTGTACTAAAGCAAAGAGAGATGGACTTCACAACTGGAATTCATATTAAGTCTATCAGCGATATGATTTGCTGTTGTCATTGTTGCATTGTCAGACATAattatttcacttttctctATCAGAACAAAAGTGCATCAGCCTACATTGAAGGATCTAAGGCCCGCATTGTTCAGTATGAGCAGGAGGTGAGACCGTAGTTGCATTAGTTGCTAAAACATCTCATGGATGACTTCAGGAAATCTGTCTTTATAACcttactgtgtttttgtctgtctctgtctctcttttgtgtttggTCCCAGTTGGATAAGTTTAAGAACATGATACCCTTCGACCAGATGACCATCGAGGACCTCAACAACACCTTCCCTGAGACCAAGTTGGACAAGGTCAAACACCCCTACTGGCCCCACAAGCCTGTTGCAGAACTGTAATCCTATTACTGGACACTCACCTCACAATAAAgattatgtattttaaaaagaacCGTTTGATGATTTCATTTGATGGTAAACatctgaaaattaaaatgtgtatctGAATTGTTTTGAAATATGGGCTGAATACAGTAAGAGTAGCTTGTGGCCATGAGGGGGCGATGTTTCtttagttttactttgaaaaacataCTTCCCTCTTGGATTGAGATCAGTTACCACTGTGTGATTGATATGTGTTACCCAGGCTACTGTGCCTTTGTGGGCATTAAATCAATCGTAGTCATTCAGTCCTGATTGAATTGGCgcacagaggtctggtaaataaaaaacattgacGTAATCACTAGTCAATAATAAAGCTTAAATTGAATATTAGCATACAGTTAATTGTCCGTCAAATACTTACTACTACTTACTCGTATCAACAGTGTCCCATGTCGAAGTCGAATTAATCTGCATTTATAGGTAACGTAACATGTCAATAATTGTATCCAATCATGGATCGTCTGGTTTTGTCCTTCAATAATCATTGGACACTGactatttatttacataaacGTGGGTGGGATATCGGCCCTTCGCCTCAGCTTTGCATTTTGATTGGTTCATCTTTAGAGCGTCTTAGTTGTTGATTGGCCAGAGCTCTGGGGAAGTAAAACAGGAGGGGTTTCATGGACACTGATTTCCGTTGTATGTTATTTGACAGTCAGTGACGATTGACGGGAATCCATCAGCTCAGGTAAATGCCTTCTTTTATAACCTATCTATAATTTAATGACATGATTTCAGTGTGATATGTTTTGAGCTCACAGTCGTGTGATTTACTGAGAGTTTTCCGTTAGCGTTGGCGAGTAACTGTTATCCAGTGGTGAAAACAGCAGCTACCCGTTCAAGTGTGTCAATAACGGTAGAGCTCAGTCAGATTGCTCATGCGGAGATCAAAAATGGGAAACAtaacagcatcagaaacaaTTTTCGTTTCAACGTTGATGATGGTATggagttgtttttcttccacatCCGCGATGATGGCCACAGTAAACCGCTATCAGTAGCATCgatagctagctaacgttatcCTGTGGTAACGTTAGCCACAGGAGATTACGTTATGGATGGGATAGTCAGCCAGGTGCCCTCTGCCCTGGATGGTGGAAAGATGTCTGATTCTGCTGTTTGCAACCCAACGAATATAGCCGAAGACTAACAGTAATGTCACCTTAAACGCTAAATGTCTCTCCAAGTGGAAGTCACTCATTTTATACTCGTCCGAATATAAACAATAAGGCCTAACTATATCTACTTGGCCACAATCACCTATAGGCTTCATGTgactgttagctagctaacggtaCACCACTGCGTCAAAACACCCTCTACTGGCGTGAACTAGCTACATTTCGTACCAGCTTGAGGTTTATTGAAAGAAAACTCAGCTTCTTAGTGTTATTTTGAACTGTTCCCCGCCGGCTTGGTGTGTTTACAACACAACTAAACAACCCTGCCAAGGGATTTACGAGAGGTCAGTAAGGCAACACCTCTGTGGGTGCAAATTATGCAAAACTATTTTGGCTGGAGAGAAATATGAGCTGATGTCGTCCTCTGTTCACCTTGGTCAGTACTTTGCTGCCGTTACTATTAGGGcttatgttgtatttatttcctTCCCATTTTACGAACTTTAAGACATGTTTGTATAGAGGTGTAGTGTCAAGTGAAACAGTGTGTCTTGACTTTCAGGGTCAAAGGTGACAAAGCAGCTTGTGTCTAAGTTTGTGTTGAGAATAACACATTCAACCAAAGACATGTTCCTCTGTAGTTATCCACtgttaaatcattaaaatgtggATGTAGTGCAGAGtcacaacattttgtaatgttttttttgcattgtgtcAGACATTTTCCAACAATACATCATCTAAATGTTAAGTTCAAACACACCATAAGGCCTCATAACCCTACAGgcttgttattgttattgtgaatCTCATGGCAGAGAGTGTGTATTGTGTTAGGTGAAAACAGACGTGCTTGTGTTAGTGGTCGGCCCAGGTCTGCCCCAGGACAGTGGAGTCAACACTAGCTTCATTGTTAATAGAGAACAATGGGAGTAGGCCTGCATTGAGGGAGGCACTGCTAAGAGAGGTTGGCTACTGTCTCTTCCCTAGGGGACAGCAGgcctgtgcttttcttgcaCTGTACAACACACGGGGCCATGTGGAGACAAAGAGGGACAATCTGAAGCAAAGTGTCATGTGTAGCAACAAATTTTGGTCAACTTTCGTATCCAGAATGACAAAAGTTTTGTTACAGAGGCTGCTGCACAAGGGACAGAGTATGACATGTTTTATAGCACCAGGGACAACAGTAACTGCCACATCTCAAAATCCACGAGCTAGATGTCAAACACAAATTTCCGTTAATTGACGTCTTTCTCTCATTTGCATGCAGCGTTATGAGATAACTTATATTTAAATTTTCATTCACAATTTCTGTTAAAAATTCAAACCTTCTTATGGCAATATAAATATTGGAGGATTAAAGGTAGTTTTGATAGACACACCTTTTAATGTTAGAAATAGGTGTGGAACATAGCATGGTCAACATTCATGTTGAAGATACTCATTTGAGAGATTATGGCCATGaaacgtgtatgtgtgtctctcacaCCAGCATCCTGTTCTGTGGTCTGTTTGTGACTCACAGGGTTACTTCATGTAACATGACACTCCATCTTCATCCTCCCCATCTTCCACTGATTGAATTTCATCTGTGCAGCAGTTCAGTGACCCTCTCCCAGCCACTGATGTTATAGATTAAGCAGGAAATACACCAGAcggtgtgttgttgtgtgttgttactTCATACGTAGGCTAGACAATATTTGGAGATTGCTGGTATCATTGGCAGATATGTTCTGCAGTCAATATCAGCGGCAAACATAGTCATTGTTATTAACAACCAAAATTCAGATTAgatctgaaatgattagtcgatcaacagcttaataatttaagtaatttttcaagcaaaactaGGCTCTCTGGCTCCACCTACTCAAATGAGATGATTTGCATCTCGTCTCTGTTtcgtaaattgaatatctttgggatttaaacaaaacaaggctTTTGAAGACATCAACTTCTGCTCttggaacttgtgatgggcattttttctattttctttatctttatagaccaatcaattaatcatttgttgtagagctgcaactaatgatcattGTCAGTATTGATTCATTTGCTGATTATtgaagaagctggagccagataatttgttctttaaaaatgactgaaacgatttatccattatcaaaatagttgattcAGTCGATTATTATTGATTTCTGGCGATCAAATAATAGATTAATCGACTAAACGTTAGTTGCATCCTCAGattatgataaaaaaataaacagagggttttgttttcattaggTTTTTTTATTAGCAGTTAGAGTGACTTGAGTAGAGTAATTCTGAATCAGTTGCATCACAATGTATTGTCAGACTAAATGGCAATCAataatttttttctcttcatctatCAATATTAACATACATTCAAACATCCTTTAGATGAATACTTGGGACACAGAAGGAGAGGCCTATTTGTAGTCTATTCTATGGCTATGGTAATGTCTTTCCTCTAATGGTCTTGAAGTTTTGGCTATTAGCCATGAGACGCTTGCTCGTTTATAGGCTTCTTAATGCTAGTCCTGTAGCCTACTTTGTATGCGTTGAGCAAACATGGAGTCTCTGTTGTTAGCCAGCTTGTTTTCCCTCCAGCCTCACTTTCCACTGGAGTTGTCAGAGCAGGAGTGGGAAATCGGTGGACCTCGGCGAGCAAAGCTAGCATAGCTGTTTATTTGTCTGTAGACAGTGAATGAAGCTTGTTGTCCCAGCTACAGCGCATACGCCTGTGTCAGCTGAATCAGGCTGTACTGGCAGATGTGGGCAGGGAGGTGGTATGTAGCCGGCCTGGATGAACTTGCTCCAGTGCAGTAGAGCATCTGAGGATTATGGTTATACTGGGCTACTCCCAGTAAATATACATGGTTATTTGACGGTGAAAAGTAGCAACCTTGGTAGGtaaaatattacagtatgtAGAAGCATCTGTTTCTTTGCAGTGGAGAAGTGTTTATATGAGTGCTTGCAGGAAAGGAAATACTTGGATATATTCTATTAATGCAGCAGCAGTTCATTTATCTTAAGGCAGTGCATGTACTTTCAGTAACAAAATATTCGGGTTCTCTACAGCTTTCCTTGTAAAGACATCAGTGAAAACCTCTCCATCACTCTTTGAATCACCCGCACGTAAtagaataaacacaaacaaactgacttgctcacaaattaaaaaaaagaagcaactCTAtagcaaaacatttcatttttcattgtgcTGCCTTAAATGTTCTCTCTAAATCCCCAATAGAAGTGGTACCAATTAATTGGGACAGTAAGAAGATGATCTCATAGGCATGTGAATggagagggatggatggataaaaagAGGGGAAGGGGTTACCATCTGGACAGCTTTTTATCTGTTATCTAGAcagcctgctgtgtttgtgtgtgtgacagagacaaaGCCTGGCCCAGTGTCCTCGgcagtgtgctgctgcaggatgCAATCATTTGATCCTTCTCTGATTCTAGTGCTCAGTCAATGCAATTTTAAGGAGAGATTAAGTATGGTTGCAGCCAGACAGTTAAGAATACAAACAAGGACTTTAAACTCTCTGCCCCAAGGCAAGGCTGTGCTAACAGCTTCATATTCTCTCTCTAGTTTAACTGCATTTGCTATCTATCTCTGGTTTTGCAGTAGTTTGGAGCAATGtagtgcttttgtgtgtgtgtgtgtgtgtgtgtgtgtgtgtgtgtgtgtgtgtatgcctgtcCATAGTAATGATAAAAAAGTTTCTTGCTAGGAGTAAAGGCTGTGTTGAGGTAATTCTGTCGTACACGATAAATGCTTAGCTAGCCAGACACTGGGTCTTGAGTTGTGAGTGGATGTTTGATGATGTTCCTACAAGTAAGGTGGCATCTTTACATGGATGCAGCTGAAAAgtcaggaaaaacattttaaattctgtaCGTGTTAGTGCACAAATGACCATAGGCATGTTTTCCCCTGTGATAgactattttcagacattttgaagTGCCATAAagcaggtgttactaataataGTATtcacacttgtgcttttcctactgtgacatgtcaaaatgtcttccatgaaaATGGCCTGCTGAGTAtgcatgtctgtctttgtttccagTGGCCGTTGATGGACCATCCTTATGAAGAAACAGGGTTACAATGGGACAGAGTACCTCGGAACAAGAGGTCCAGGGAGATGCCTCCAAGGTTGGTTTgttcactgtatttatttgcatgataataaaatacatggagtaaaacaataaaacctaGGTATACAAGTAGAATAAATGCTTACAGGGTGCCATCAGAGGTTGGTAAGGGGGGCGTTTGTACTGGCAAATTTCatcctttttaaaaggaaagagaaaggccTGCTatagacacacagaaagactgtcacaaataaaaaataattaatttgagCAGCCATAGCGGTCCTACACCAGCAC
The sequence above is a segment of the Enoplosus armatus isolate fEnoArm2 chromosome 2, fEnoArm2.hap1, whole genome shotgun sequence genome. Coding sequences within it:
- the LOC139297765 gene encoding ATP synthase subunit d, mitochondrial-like → MAGRRAALKAIDWVAFAERVPPNQRGMFNTLKTRSDAITAKLTSLPETPAAIDWSYYRSAVAKAGMVDEFEKKFKALQIPEPVDTQTSAINSQEAESNKSASAYIEGSKARIVQYEQELDKFKNMIPFDQMTIEDLNNTFPETKLDKVKHPYWPHKPVAEL